The proteins below come from a single Rhizobium sp. BT04 genomic window:
- a CDS encoding 3-hydroxybutyrate dehydrogenase: MSRTVVVTGSTSGIGLAIATAFAETGDNVVINGFGNADEIKAIVARLESVSKGRALYHPADMTKPAEIADLIETAAETFGSVDVLVNNAGIQHVEKIEDFPIEKWDQIIAINLSSSFHTMRAAIPLMKAKKHGRIINIASAHGLVASPFKSAYVAAKHGILGLTKTAALELAEFGVTVNAICPGYVLTPLVEKQIPDTAKARGMTEEQVKSEVILKAQPTREFVKAEEIGALSLYLASDAARQVTGTHISIDGGWTAA; the protein is encoded by the coding sequence ATGAGCAGAACAGTCGTCGTCACCGGCTCCACCAGCGGCATCGGCCTTGCGATCGCCACGGCCTTCGCCGAAACCGGCGACAACGTCGTCATCAACGGTTTCGGAAATGCCGATGAAATCAAGGCGATCGTCGCGCGGCTTGAATCAGTGTCCAAAGGCCGGGCGCTCTATCATCCCGCCGATATGACGAAGCCCGCCGAGATCGCCGACCTGATCGAAACGGCTGCCGAGACCTTCGGCAGCGTCGACGTCCTGGTCAACAATGCTGGCATCCAGCATGTTGAGAAGATCGAGGATTTCCCGATCGAGAAATGGGACCAGATCATCGCCATCAATCTGTCGAGCTCTTTCCACACCATGCGCGCCGCCATTCCGCTGATGAAGGCGAAGAAGCATGGCCGCATCATCAACATCGCCTCGGCCCACGGGCTCGTCGCCTCCCCGTTCAAATCCGCCTATGTCGCGGCAAAACATGGTATATTGGGCCTGACGAAGACGGCAGCCCTTGAGCTTGCCGAGTTCGGCGTGACGGTGAATGCCATCTGCCCCGGCTATGTGCTGACGCCGCTGGTCGAGAAGCAGATCCCGGATACCGCCAAGGCGCGCGGCATGACCGAGGAACAGGTGAAGAGTGAGGTCATCCTCAAGGCGCAGCCGACCCGTGAATTCGTCAAGGCCGAGGAGATCGGCGCACTGTCGCTTTACCTCGCCAGCGACGCCGCCCGCCAAGTGACCGGAACCCACATCTCGATTGACGGTGGCTGGACGGCGGCTTAA